The following are from one region of the Mesorhizobium sp. B2-8-5 genome:
- a CDS encoding SDR family NAD(P)-dependent oxidoreductase — MAETDSRKTIVLTGASRGIGHATVKRFSREGWRVITCSRQAFAEDCPWPAGPEDHIKVDLADQEDVGIAVSEIRHRLEAHGGQLHALVNNAGISPKLKDGRRMDSIETPMHVWRDVFQVNFFAPIMLARGLFKELAAAKGSIVNVTSIAGTRVHPFAGTAYATSKAALGSLTREMAHDFGPHGIRVNAIAPGEIDTAILSPGTDKIVETIPLRRLGATSEVADIIFFLCSGQASYVTGSEIHINGGQHV; from the coding sequence ATGGCCGAGACCGACAGCAGAAAAACCATCGTGCTCACCGGCGCCAGCCGCGGCATCGGCCATGCGACCGTGAAGCGCTTTTCGCGCGAGGGCTGGCGCGTCATCACCTGCTCGCGCCAGGCTTTCGCCGAGGATTGCCCGTGGCCGGCCGGCCCCGAGGACCACATCAAGGTCGACCTCGCCGACCAGGAGGATGTCGGCATCGCCGTCTCGGAAATCCGCCACCGGCTGGAGGCGCATGGCGGACAGTTGCACGCGCTGGTCAACAATGCCGGCATCTCGCCGAAGCTGAAAGACGGCAGGCGCATGGATTCGATAGAGACGCCGATGCATGTCTGGCGCGACGTGTTCCAGGTCAATTTCTTCGCGCCGATCATGCTGGCAAGGGGGCTGTTCAAGGAACTCGCCGCCGCCAAGGGCTCGATCGTCAACGTCACCTCGATCGCAGGCACCCGCGTGCATCCTTTCGCCGGCACGGCCTATGCCACATCGAAAGCGGCGCTCGGCTCGCTGACGCGCGAGATGGCGCATGATTTCGGTCCGCACGGCATCCGCGTCAACGCGATCGCGCCGGGCGAGATCGACACCGCGATCCTTTCGCCCGGCACCGACAAGATCGTCGAGACGATTCCGCTGAGAAGGCTTGGCGCCACCTCGGAAGTCGCCGACATCATCTTCTTCCTGTGCTCAGGCCAGGCGTCCTACGTCACCGGCTCGGAAATCCACATCAATGGCGGCCAGCACGTGTGA
- a CDS encoding zinc-binding dehydrogenase, translated as MLALAISSDSPNRLKLVEIDEPSCNTNEALVAVHATSLNRGELRLLGIRPDGWIPGQDIVGIVECAAADGSGPAAGTRVAALIDQAGWAEHVAVPTDRLAVLPDVVSFASAATLPVAGTTALRTLRHGGDLAGQRVLITGASGAVGRFQIQIAREQGASVTAIASARHHDDLRDLGAGQVVESIELAGGLFSLITESVGGKSLADAIERVAPGGTVVMFGSSSGELTPIGFRQFVPGHEGARLQTFAYYTSGSAIGADIAALLDLVAAGRLETRVAMTVPWTDIGQALDALRQRSFSGKAVVSMAR; from the coding sequence ATGCTTGCTCTCGCTATCTCTTCAGACAGTCCGAACAGGCTGAAGCTCGTCGAAATTGATGAGCCAAGCTGCAATACGAATGAAGCATTGGTGGCTGTTCATGCAACATCGTTGAACCGTGGCGAGCTGCGCCTGCTCGGCATCCGTCCCGACGGCTGGATCCCTGGCCAGGACATCGTCGGCATTGTCGAGTGCGCGGCGGCCGATGGCTCCGGCCCGGCTGCCGGCACGCGCGTCGCGGCTTTGATCGACCAGGCCGGCTGGGCTGAACACGTCGCCGTTCCGACCGACCGCCTTGCCGTCCTGCCGGACGTGGTCAGCTTCGCGTCCGCGGCCACGCTCCCGGTGGCGGGCACGACGGCGCTGAGAACTTTGCGCCATGGCGGCGATCTCGCCGGCCAGCGGGTCCTGATCACCGGCGCGAGCGGCGCGGTCGGCCGCTTCCAGATCCAGATCGCCCGCGAGCAAGGCGCTTCGGTGACGGCGATCGCTTCGGCCCGGCACCACGATGATCTTCGCGATCTGGGCGCCGGGCAGGTCGTCGAGTCGATCGAACTGGCCGGGGGACTATTTTCATTGATCACCGAGTCGGTCGGCGGCAAAAGCCTCGCCGACGCGATCGAGCGTGTCGCGCCCGGCGGGACTGTCGTCATGTTCGGCTCGAGCAGCGGCGAGCTCACGCCGATCGGATTCCGGCAGTTCGTTCCGGGCCACGAGGGCGCAAGGCTCCAGACTTTCGCCTACTATACGTCCGGCTCGGCCATCGGCGCCGACATCGCCGCGCTGCTCGATCTCGTCGCGGCCGGCCGGCTGGAGACCCGCGTGGCCATGACTGTGCCATGGACGGACATCGGCCAGGCCCTGGACGCGCTGCGGCAGCGCAGCTTCAGCGGCAAGGCTGTTGTCAGCATGGCCAGATGA
- a CDS encoding AraC family transcriptional regulator: MRQPLRWPWLDFDVDDVAAPAIAIGVDVTGTKAEVPAHWHRKGQLVFALGGGVTCRVPSGLWMVPPHCGVWVPSRMEHSNIATANARIFFVYIEPGAADLPDRCCTLSISPLLRELIIELSECAPDDARGNFLGSVLLAELPCMPVQQLHLPISAEPRLRRIAEALADDPADRSTLADWADRVALSESSLARLVVKETGLSFGRWRQQLHLIVALRELSAGASVQQVSGDLGYESVTAFITMFKKALGKPPAKYLSDIAQNSGSAFVA, encoded by the coding sequence ATGAGACAGCCGCTCCGCTGGCCCTGGCTGGATTTCGACGTCGACGACGTGGCCGCGCCGGCGATCGCCATTGGCGTCGATGTCACGGGGACCAAGGCCGAGGTGCCGGCGCATTGGCATCGCAAAGGGCAGCTCGTCTTCGCGCTCGGCGGCGGCGTCACCTGCCGCGTTCCGAGCGGGCTTTGGATGGTGCCGCCGCATTGCGGGGTGTGGGTGCCGAGCCGCATGGAACACAGCAACATCGCGACGGCGAATGCGCGGATTTTCTTCGTCTATATCGAGCCGGGCGCCGCCGACCTGCCGGACCGGTGCTGCACGCTTTCGATCTCGCCGCTGCTGCGCGAATTGATCATCGAGCTATCGGAGTGCGCGCCGGACGATGCGCGCGGCAACTTCCTGGGAAGCGTGCTGCTCGCGGAATTGCCCTGTATGCCTGTGCAGCAGTTGCACCTGCCGATCTCGGCCGAGCCGCGGTTGCGACGGATCGCCGAAGCGTTGGCGGACGACCCCGCCGATCGCAGCACCTTGGCCGATTGGGCAGACCGCGTTGCGCTCAGCGAAAGCAGCCTGGCGCGTCTCGTGGTGAAGGAGACCGGCTTGAGTTTCGGGCGCTGGCGCCAGCAGCTGCATCTGATCGTGGCGCTCAGGGAACTGTCCGCCGGCGCCAGTGTGCAGCAGGTGTCGGGCGATCTCGGCTACGAATCCGTCACCGCCTTCATCACCATGTTCAAGAAGGCGCTGGGCAAGCCGCCGGCCAAATATCTCAGCGATATCGCGCAGAATAGCGGCTCTGCGTTCGTGGCGTGA
- the ybaL gene encoding YbaL family putative K(+) efflux transporter: MPHDTPLIATIVAGLGLAFVFGALANRFRIPPLVGYLVAGVLVGPNTPGFVADASLANELAEIGVILLMFGVGLHFSLKDLLSVRAIAVPGAIVQIGFATLLGVGLAWLLGWSLGAGLVFGLALSVASTVVLLRALQERRLIETERGRIAVGWLIVEDLAMVLALVLLPALAGVLGGQPQVDDHASLLSLPASYGIWGVVGITLAKVAAFVVVMLVVGRRVIPWILHYVAHTGSRELFRLAVLAIALGVAFGAANLFGVSLALGAFFAGMIMSESELSHRAAEESLPLRDAFSVLFFVSVGMLFDPFSLISNGLPILATLAIIVIGKSIAAFVIVIVFRYPIATALMISASLAQIGEFSFILAELGVGLKLLPEQGRDLILAGAILSILLNPLMFLIVDWMKPWLEKRAGKDAAPAVEQRPIGPATEPGQVASVSAPGKEDGPPPKTALAGHSILIGYGRVGSLVGAALKEAALPFLVIEDADKTLAKLRDDGVETVAGNAANADVFSAANPEGARRLILAIPNAFEAGQVVLRARAANPAINVIARAHSDAEVEHLKGLGADTVIMGEREIARGIVEVVTGKTVDRAGPAMEINPQPA; this comes from the coding sequence ATGCCGCATGACACACCCCTTATCGCCACCATCGTAGCCGGTCTGGGGCTTGCTTTTGTCTTCGGGGCTTTAGCCAACCGGTTCCGCATCCCGCCGCTCGTCGGCTACCTTGTCGCCGGCGTCCTTGTCGGCCCGAACACGCCCGGCTTCGTCGCCGATGCCAGCCTTGCCAATGAGCTCGCGGAAATCGGCGTCATCCTTCTGATGTTCGGCGTCGGCCTGCATTTTTCGCTGAAGGACCTTCTGTCCGTCCGCGCCATCGCCGTGCCGGGCGCCATCGTGCAGATCGGCTTTGCGACGCTGCTTGGCGTTGGGCTTGCCTGGCTGCTCGGCTGGTCGCTGGGGGCCGGCCTGGTCTTCGGCCTCGCGCTTTCGGTCGCCTCGACCGTGGTGCTTTTGCGCGCACTTCAGGAGCGGCGGCTGATCGAGACCGAGCGCGGCCGCATCGCCGTCGGCTGGCTGATCGTCGAGGATCTCGCCATGGTGCTGGCGCTGGTGCTTTTGCCGGCGCTCGCCGGCGTGCTCGGCGGCCAGCCCCAGGTCGACGACCATGCGAGCCTGCTCTCGCTGCCTGCCAGCTACGGCATATGGGGCGTGGTCGGCATCACGCTCGCCAAGGTCGCCGCCTTCGTCGTCGTCATGCTGGTGGTCGGCCGCAGGGTCATTCCCTGGATCCTGCATTATGTCGCCCATACCGGCTCCCGGGAACTGTTCCGCCTCGCGGTGCTTGCCATCGCGCTCGGCGTCGCCTTTGGCGCGGCGAACCTGTTCGGCGTCTCGCTGGCGCTCGGCGCCTTCTTCGCCGGCATGATCATGAGCGAATCCGAGCTCAGCCACCGCGCGGCGGAAGAATCGCTGCCGCTGCGCGATGCCTTCTCGGTGCTGTTCTTCGTCTCGGTCGGCATGCTGTTCGACCCGTTCAGCCTGATCAGCAACGGCCTGCCCATCCTCGCCACTTTGGCCATCATCGTCATCGGCAAGTCGATCGCTGCTTTCGTCATCGTCATTGTCTTCCGCTACCCGATCGCCACCGCGCTGATGATTTCGGCGAGCCTTGCCCAGATCGGCGAATTTTCCTTCATCCTGGCCGAGCTTGGCGTCGGCCTGAAACTGTTGCCAGAGCAGGGCCGCGACCTGATCCTGGCCGGCGCCATCCTGTCGATCCTGCTCAATCCGCTGATGTTCCTGATCGTGGACTGGATGAAACCCTGGCTGGAAAAGCGTGCCGGCAAGGATGCCGCGCCGGCCGTGGAGCAGCGACCAATCGGCCCGGCGACCGAGCCCGGCCAGGTCGCTTCGGTGTCGGCCCCGGGTAAGGAAGACGGCCCGCCACCGAAAACGGCGCTTGCCGGCCATTCCATCCTGATTGGCTATGGCCGCGTCGGCAGCCTGGTGGGCGCGGCTCTGAAGGAAGCCGCCCTGCCCTTCCTGGTCATCGAGGATGCCGACAAGACGCTGGCGAAGCTGCGGGACGACGGCGTCGAAACCGTTGCCGGCAACGCCGCCAATGCGGACGTCTTCTCGGCCGCCAACCCGGAAGGCGCCAGGCGGCTTATCCTCGCCATCCCCAACGCCTTCGAGGCGGGGCAGGTTGTGCTCAGGGCCCGCGCGGCCAATCCGGCGATCAACGTCATTGCCCGCGCGCATTCCGACGCCGAGGTCGAGCATCTGAAAGGCCTCGGCGCCGACACCGTCATCATGGGCGAACGCGAGATCGCCCGCGGCATCGTCGAGGTGGTGACCGGCAAGACCGTCGATCGGGCCGGGCCTGCCATGGAGATCAACCCGCAGCCCGCTTGA
- a CDS encoding host attachment protein — protein sequence MSIKLKHGLWVVVADGEKALFLRNQGDSKFPNLEVVQEMEQENPATREQGSDKPGRQSNEGPRSAVEETDWHRLGKERFAVEIADRLYKLAHRGEFDAVVLIAPPQVLGEMRQKLHKEVGEKVQAEIPKTLTNHTISDIENLLQAA from the coding sequence ATGAGCATCAAGCTGAAGCACGGATTATGGGTCGTCGTGGCCGATGGCGAGAAGGCGCTCTTCCTGCGCAACCAGGGCGACAGCAAGTTCCCGAATTTGGAAGTGGTGCAGGAGATGGAGCAGGAGAACCCCGCCACGCGCGAGCAAGGCAGCGACAAGCCAGGCCGCCAGAGCAACGAGGGTCCGCGCAGCGCCGTCGAAGAAACCGACTGGCACCGTCTCGGCAAGGAGCGCTTCGCCGTCGAGATTGCCGACCGGCTCTACAAGCTCGCGCATCGTGGCGAGTTCGACGCGGTCGTGCTGATCGCACCGCCGCAGGTGCTTGGCGAGATGCGCCAGAAACTGCACAAGGAGGTCGGTGAGAAGGTACAGGCGGAAATCCCGAAGACGCTCACCAACCACACCATTTCCGACATCGAGAACCTGCTTCAGGCGGCATGA
- the cysG gene encoding siroheme synthase CysG, protein MSPANAKLNAFPVFMRVDGEAVAIVGNGEEALAKARLLSQSSAVPRIVADNASDGLLDFIASAGAVHINTAYEAVHLQGAVLVFAASGDEAVDRRVVEDARRLGIAVNAVDRPELCDFFTPALVNRAPVAIAIGTEGAGPVLAQMLRGRIDRMLSPSLGRLAALAASFRTAAETLPKGHRRRRFWSDFFAGAPAKAIEAGEFAQAHGAVVALLAQDAPVEGHIALVGAGPGAEDLLTLRAHRLLMEADAIVYDALVPEAIVAMGRRDAERLPVGKRKGCHSKSQAEINALLIELGRAGKRVVRLKSGDPLVFGRAGEEMAALREAGIAYEVVPGVTAAFAAAADFELPLTLRGVSSSMVFTTGHDLKGNSLPDWAKLAISGATVAVYMGRSVAAEVAGRLIEAGLSPDTAVAVVENASLGERRRFHGTLADLPSLEERADLTGPVMTIIGDAVAGANFEQSEPLAAHKHEGAASAMAEGVRQ, encoded by the coding sequence ATGTCGCCAGCCAACGCCAAGCTCAATGCCTTTCCCGTCTTCATGCGGGTCGACGGCGAAGCCGTAGCCATTGTCGGCAATGGCGAGGAGGCGCTTGCCAAGGCGCGGCTACTTTCGCAATCGAGCGCGGTGCCGCGCATCGTTGCCGACAATGCCAGCGACGGCCTGCTGGATTTCATCGCGTCGGCCGGCGCCGTTCATATCAACACGGCCTATGAGGCCGTGCATCTCCAAGGTGCCGTCCTGGTGTTCGCGGCCAGCGGCGATGAAGCGGTCGACCGCCGCGTCGTCGAGGACGCACGTCGGCTGGGCATCGCGGTCAACGCCGTCGATCGTCCGGAGCTTTGCGATTTCTTCACACCGGCGCTGGTCAACCGGGCGCCGGTGGCGATTGCCATCGGCACCGAAGGCGCCGGACCGGTCCTGGCGCAGATGCTGCGCGGGCGCATCGACCGCATGCTGTCGCCGTCGCTTGGCCGGCTGGCGGCGCTTGCCGCTTCTTTCCGCACTGCCGCCGAGACGCTGCCGAAGGGCCATCGCCGCCGCCGTTTCTGGAGCGATTTCTTCGCCGGCGCGCCGGCCAAGGCCATCGAAGCCGGCGAATTCGCTCAGGCGCATGGCGCGGTGGTCGCGCTTTTGGCCCAGGATGCTCCGGTTGAAGGACATATCGCGCTGGTCGGCGCCGGTCCGGGCGCGGAGGACCTTTTAACTTTGCGCGCGCATCGCCTGCTGATGGAAGCCGATGCCATCGTCTACGATGCGCTGGTGCCGGAGGCGATCGTGGCCATGGGCCGCCGCGACGCCGAGCGCCTGCCGGTCGGCAAGCGCAAGGGCTGCCATTCCAAGAGCCAGGCTGAAATCAATGCGCTGCTCATCGAACTCGGCCGTGCCGGCAAGCGCGTGGTGCGGCTGAAGTCCGGCGATCCGCTGGTATTCGGACGCGCCGGCGAGGAAATGGCAGCACTTCGCGAGGCCGGGATCGCCTATGAAGTGGTTCCGGGCGTCACCGCCGCCTTTGCCGCCGCCGCCGATTTCGAGCTGCCGCTGACGCTGCGCGGTGTTTCGTCGTCGATGGTGTTCACCACCGGCCACGATCTCAAGGGCAACTCGCTGCCCGACTGGGCCAAGCTCGCCATCTCGGGCGCGACTGTCGCCGTCTATATGGGCCGTTCGGTCGCGGCCGAGGTCGCCGGCCGGCTGATCGAAGCGGGGCTGTCGCCGGACACGGCGGTTGCCGTCGTCGAGAACGCCAGCCTCGGCGAGCGCCGCCGTTTCCACGGCACGCTTGCCGACCTGCCGTCGCTGGAGGAGCGCGCCGATCTCACCGGACCGGTGATGACGATCATCGGCGATGCGGTCGCCGGCGCCAATTTTGAACAATCCGAGCCGCTCGCGGCACACAAGCATGAGGGCGCGGCTTCAGCCATGGCCGAAGGAGTCCGGCAATGA
- a CDS encoding DUF2849 domain-containing protein has translation MKVLTANRLSDGIAVWYADGGWAETVGHADIAHDKAAEDRLEAIGAAAAANNEVLDVNVIDVTVVDGLVEPVRLREKIRAAGPTIHPDLGKQAARAV, from the coding sequence ATGAAGGTTCTCACCGCGAACAGGCTCTCCGACGGCATCGCCGTCTGGTACGCCGATGGCGGCTGGGCGGAGACGGTCGGTCATGCCGATATCGCGCATGACAAGGCGGCGGAGGACCGGCTGGAAGCGATCGGCGCCGCTGCCGCCGCCAACAACGAAGTCCTGGACGTCAACGTGATCGACGTCACGGTTGTCGATGGCTTGGTGGAGCCGGTGCGGTTGCGCGAGAAGATCCGCGCCGCCGGCCCGACCATCCATCCCGATCTCGGCAAGCAAGCGGCGCGGGCGGTTTAA
- a CDS encoding nitrite/sulfite reductase — protein MYRYDEFDHDFVQARVAEFSDQVKRRLAGEISEDQFRPLRLMNGVYLQLHAYMLRIAVPYGTLNSRQLRMLGHIARKYDKGYGHFTTRQNLQFHWPALADVPAILADLASVEMHCIQTSGNCIRNVTADHFAGAAADEVADPRPYAEILRQWSSVHPEFSYLPRKFKIAVTGAERDRAAIQAHDIGLHLKKNAAGELGFAVYVGGGLGRTPMIAKKIRDFLPEAELLSYCTAILRVYNLYGRRDNKYKARIKILVHETGVEEIMRQIEAEWQELKDTDLKLPEADIQAINAYFAPPALLARPEGDALVKQARLDSKSFSEWLDQNVVTHRHPDYAAVTISLKGIGEVPGDVTDSQMEAVADIAEKHAFDELRVSHEQNLILPHVARADLKAVYDALVEIGLATANSNLISDIISCPGLDYCALATARSIPVAQEISRRFASLERQREIGELKLKISGCINACGHHHVGHIGILGVEKKGSELYQVTLGGSADENTSVGEIIGRGFSSEEITDAIEQIVDTYLGLRLNPAERFIDAYRRVGPAPFKEALYAGETKAA, from the coding sequence ATGTACCGTTACGACGAGTTCGACCACGATTTCGTTCAGGCCCGTGTCGCCGAGTTCAGCGACCAGGTGAAGCGCCGGCTTGCCGGCGAAATCAGCGAGGACCAGTTCCGGCCGCTCCGGCTGATGAACGGCGTCTATTTGCAGTTGCATGCCTATATGCTGCGCATTGCGGTGCCCTACGGCACGCTCAACAGCCGGCAATTGCGCATGCTCGGCCACATCGCGCGCAAGTACGACAAGGGCTACGGCCATTTCACCACGCGCCAGAACCTGCAGTTCCACTGGCCGGCGCTCGCCGACGTTCCGGCGATCCTGGCCGATCTCGCCAGCGTCGAGATGCATTGCATCCAGACCAGCGGCAATTGCATCCGCAACGTCACCGCCGACCATTTCGCGGGGGCGGCCGCGGACGAGGTCGCCGATCCGCGTCCCTACGCGGAAATCCTGCGGCAATGGTCCTCGGTCCATCCGGAATTTTCGTACCTGCCGCGCAAGTTCAAGATCGCGGTGACGGGCGCCGAGCGCGACCGGGCTGCCATCCAGGCGCATGACATCGGCCTGCACCTGAAGAAGAACGCGGCCGGCGAACTGGGTTTTGCCGTTTATGTCGGCGGCGGCCTGGGCCGCACGCCGATGATCGCCAAGAAGATCCGAGACTTCCTGCCGGAGGCCGAGTTGCTGTCCTACTGCACGGCGATCCTGCGCGTGTACAACCTCTACGGCCGCCGCGACAACAAGTACAAGGCGCGCATCAAGATCCTGGTGCACGAGACCGGCGTCGAGGAGATCATGCGGCAGATCGAGGCCGAATGGCAGGAGCTCAAGGACACCGATTTGAAGTTGCCGGAGGCCGACATCCAGGCGATCAACGCCTATTTCGCGCCGCCGGCGCTGTTGGCCCGGCCGGAAGGCGATGCCCTCGTCAAGCAAGCGCGGCTCGATTCCAAGAGCTTTTCGGAATGGCTCGACCAGAATGTCGTGACGCATCGCCATCCCGACTACGCGGCGGTGACGATTTCGCTCAAGGGCATCGGCGAGGTACCCGGCGATGTCACCGACAGTCAGATGGAGGCAGTCGCCGACATCGCAGAGAAGCATGCGTTCGACGAATTGCGCGTCAGCCACGAGCAGAACCTGATCCTGCCGCATGTGGCGCGCGCCGATCTGAAGGCGGTCTATGACGCGCTGGTCGAGATCGGCCTGGCGACCGCCAATTCGAACCTGATCAGCGACATCATCTCCTGCCCGGGCCTCGACTATTGCGCGCTGGCCACGGCGCGTTCCATTCCCGTGGCTCAGGAAATCTCACGCCGCTTCGCCTCGCTCGAGCGGCAGCGCGAGATCGGCGAATTGAAGCTGAAGATCTCCGGTTGCATCAACGCCTGCGGTCACCACCATGTCGGCCATATCGGTATCCTCGGCGTCGAGAAGAAAGGCTCCGAGCTCTACCAGGTGACGCTCGGCGGCTCGGCCGACGAGAACACTTCGGTCGGCGAGATCATCGGCCGTGGCTTCTCCTCGGAAGAGATCACCGATGCCATCGAGCAGATCGTCGATACCTATCTTGGCCTTCGGCTCAATCCCGCAGAACGTTTTATCGACGCCTACCGCCGTGTCGGTCCCGCGCCGTTCAAGGAGGCGCTCTATGCTGGCGAAACCAAGGCCGCTTGA
- a CDS encoding phosphoadenylyl-sulfate reductase: MLAKPRPLDRVVGVEAGVAAEAAGLDALLGHLKPIEIIERSAREAFRGEVAAVSSFGADSAVLLHMISEIDRTLPVIFLDTGKHFEETLGYRDALVADFGLTDVRVIKPEEAALERVDPTGRLHETNTDACCNVRKVEPLARGVEPFRAWFTGRKRFQASTRAALPVFEAVGSRIRINPLAHWTTADQADYMRAHALRENPLVAYGYLSIGCFPCTQPVQPGEDARSGRWAGHAKTECGIHLSGLEKSLTDASL, encoded by the coding sequence ATGCTGGCGAAACCAAGGCCGCTTGACAGGGTAGTCGGCGTCGAGGCCGGCGTTGCCGCGGAAGCGGCGGGGTTGGACGCGCTGCTCGGCCATCTGAAGCCGATCGAGATCATCGAGCGCTCGGCGCGCGAAGCCTTCCGCGGCGAGGTCGCCGCGGTGTCGTCCTTCGGCGCTGACTCCGCCGTGCTTCTGCACATGATCTCGGAGATCGACCGAACCTTGCCGGTGATCTTTCTCGATACCGGCAAGCATTTCGAGGAGACGCTCGGCTATCGCGACGCGCTGGTCGCCGATTTCGGCCTGACCGATGTCAGGGTGATCAAGCCGGAGGAGGCGGCGTTAGAACGTGTCGACCCAACCGGCAGGCTGCATGAGACCAACACCGACGCCTGCTGCAATGTGCGCAAGGTCGAGCCGCTGGCGCGCGGCGTCGAGCCGTTCCGCGCCTGGTTCACCGGGCGCAAGCGCTTCCAGGCTTCGACGCGCGCGGCACTGCCCGTCTTCGAGGCGGTCGGCTCGCGCATCCGCATCAACCCGCTGGCGCATTGGACGACCGCCGACCAGGCCGACTACATGCGCGCGCATGCGCTGCGCGAAAATCCGCTGGTCGCCTATGGCTACCTTTCGATCGGCTGCTTTCCCTGCACGCAGCCGGTGCAGCCGGGCGAGGATGCGCGCAGTGGCCGCTGGGCTGGCCACGCCAAGACCGAGTGCGGCATTCACCTCTCCGGTTTGGAAAAGTCGCTGACCGACGCCTCACTTTAG
- a CDS encoding DUF934 domain-containing protein, whose product MTGSTTGGTRLWTPDGFREDEWTHAESAEALAGNGRFILPLQVFLGLDEEVRKSARERLGVLLQPGDELDKITGLLDQLSLVALAFPAFNDGRSFSKGELLRARHDFKGAVRATGQVLVDQLPHMLRLGFDEFEVSNPVLLKRLEEGRTGGLPVYYQPAVEVEPKGPKYSWRRKRPS is encoded by the coding sequence ATGACTGGATCGACGACGGGGGGGACCCGCCTCTGGACCCCGGATGGTTTTCGCGAGGATGAGTGGACGCATGCCGAAAGCGCCGAGGCGCTGGCCGGCAATGGCCGCTTCATCCTGCCGCTGCAGGTCTTCCTGGGGCTGGACGAAGAGGTCCGCAAGTCGGCGCGCGAACGCCTTGGCGTGCTGCTGCAGCCTGGCGACGAGCTCGACAAGATAACCGGCCTGCTGGACCAGCTGTCGCTGGTGGCGCTCGCCTTCCCCGCCTTCAATGACGGCCGCTCCTTTTCCAAGGGCGAATTGCTGCGCGCCCGGCATGACTTCAAGGGCGCGGTGCGCGCCACTGGGCAAGTTCTGGTCGACCAGCTGCCGCATATGCTGCGGCTCGGCTTCGACGAGTTCGAGGTCTCCAATCCGGTGCTCTTGAAGCGCCTGGAGGAAGGCCGCACCGGTGGCCTGCCGGTCTATTACCAGCCGGCCGTGGAAGTGGAGCCCAAGGGTCCAAAATATTCGTGGCGGCGCAAGCGTCCCAGCTGA
- a CDS encoding GMC oxidoreductase, whose amino-acid sequence MRYDYVIAGGGSAGSTLAARFSEDPSKTVCLLAALLLKGVRMTRAILEAPALAKYRAREIYSAGASSDAELMAHIRARADTIYHPAGTCKMASTTWPWSTRSPRCADRGLRVVDASVMPTLIGGNTNTPTIMIAEKAGDMIRATT is encoded by the coding sequence ATGCGCTACGACTATGTCATCGCCGGCGGCGGCTCCGCCGGCTCGACGCTTGCCGCCAGGTTTTCCGAAGACCCGTCGAAGACGGTCTGCCTGCTCGCCGCTCTTCTGCTCAAGGGCGTGCGGATGACGCGCGCCATATTGGAGGCGCCGGCGCTGGCAAAGTATCGCGCCAGGGAGATCTACAGCGCCGGCGCTTCAAGCGATGCTGAATTGATGGCGCATATCAGGGCGCGCGCCGACACGATCTACCACCCCGCGGGCACCTGCAAGATGGCGTCGACGACATGGCCGTGGTCGACCCGCAGCCCAAGGTGCGCGGACCGGGGGTTGCGCGTGGTCGACGCCTCGGTGATGCCGACCCTGATCGGCGGCAACACCAATACGCCGACGATCATGATCGCCGAGAAGGCCGGGGACATGATCCGGGCGACCACCTGA
- a CDS encoding DJ-1/PfpI family protein, producing the protein MAGKKILMLVGEFSEEYEIFVFEQAMHAVGHTVHVVCPDKKAGDVLKTSLHDFEGHQTYTEKLGHDYILNKTFAEVNPADYDAVYAAGGRGPEYIRIDKRVQALVRHFHETGKPIFTICHGAQILIAVDGVVRGKEVAALHYCEPEVTLAGGIYIDVAPTGAHVDGNLVSAKGWPGLAAFMRECLKVLGTEIRHGEALMRDDRKAA; encoded by the coding sequence ATGGCAGGCAAGAAGATATTGATGCTCGTTGGCGAGTTCAGCGAGGAGTACGAGATTTTCGTCTTCGAACAGGCCATGCACGCGGTCGGCCACACCGTCCATGTCGTGTGCCCGGACAAGAAGGCCGGCGACGTGCTCAAGACCTCATTGCACGACTTCGAGGGCCACCAGACCTATACCGAAAAACTCGGCCACGACTACATCCTCAACAAGACCTTCGCCGAGGTGAACCCGGCCGACTACGACGCGGTCTACGCGGCGGGCGGGCGCGGGCCGGAATATATCCGCATCGACAAGCGCGTGCAGGCGCTTGTCAGGCATTTCCATGAGACCGGCAAGCCGATCTTCACCATCTGCCATGGCGCGCAGATCCTGATCGCGGTCGACGGCGTGGTGCGCGGCAAGGAAGTGGCGGCGCTGCATTATTGCGAGCCGGAAGTGACGCTTGCCGGCGGCATCTATATCGATGTCGCGCCGACCGGCGCGCATGTCGACGGCAATCTGGTCTCAGCCAAGGGCTGGCCGGGCCTTGCCGCCTTCATGCGGGAATGCCTGAAAGTGCTCGGCACCGAGATCCGCCATGGCGAAGCGCTGATGCGTGACGACCGGAAGGCGGCCTGA